The sequence below is a genomic window from Daphnia pulicaria isolate SC F1-1A chromosome 6, SC_F0-13Bv2, whole genome shotgun sequence.
TACGTAAAGCTATTTCTTAGCTAGTCGTTCAGAGACCCAGGGGTTCGTGAAGTGAccactttttttcattatttttatagtTTTATGATCTTGCCagattacatttaaaaaaatgtaactatGTGTTGCAGACGGTAACTAATACATGAATAacgtttgtttttaaacgtgAATTCAAGTCAGATGGATTTTATTCAAGAAGTTGCagttctatttaatcaatttatGTTATTTGTCCAAGTTTCTGACGAggatgacaataatattattgAGATTGTGATTTTAAGAAGAAGACAAGACATTCTTAGGCAGTTATTACAGCGCCAGCGTTTGATCTTACATCGAATTCACGCAAACAGAACTATTTATTACACCGCATATGTAGGGACGTGGTTTGCAACGTACccagaaattcaattcaaacgaGATTTTCGCTTTACAAAAAGAACGTTCCAGGTATGAAATATATGTCAACACAATTTTCTGTGTATAttctatttctttgttttgtagCTTCTAGTGGAGCTTGTCAGTCCGCAAATATTAACTGACTATGTGTATACTGGCCTGCCTGTAAGGGATAAGCTAATGATTTTGATCTGGTGTTTAGCAAACCGTGAAGCCTACCGTGTTTTGTCAAGGCAGTTTGGGATGAATCAAGGGACGGTACACTATGTGGTTATTAAAACCATGAAGGTTATTTATAATATGGCTGACCTCTTCATAGTATGGCCGAGAGAAGAAAGATACTTAGAGCTctcagaaaattttcaaattgtagaCAGTCTAGGTAGTTTTTTTAACGatagaaatcttttttgtttgtcactGAATAGCATTTTTGTTTAGGGGCTATCGATGCcacagaatttgaaaaacgacAACCACTAAACCAGCTGCCATCTTATACTAGCAGAAAATGCAAAACAACTATTAAGCTTCAAATAGTATCTACTCatgatttggaaataattgaCGCTGCGGTTGGATTTCCGGGAAGTATAGGCGATGCAAGAGTTTTGCGTCTCAGTCCCCTCTCTAGAGCATTAGGTGCTAAACTTGTACGATCCAACTATCATATTCTCGGAGATACAGCTTATCCACTTCGGCAACATCTGCTCGTTCCTTTTCGCAATAACCACGAACTAGAAGATCATGAAATGGCCTTCAATCGAGCTCTGAAGAGGGACCGACAGGTTGTTGAAAGAGCATTTGGCCTATTAAAAATGAAGTGGCGAAGAGTAAAGTTCCTGGATTACTTCCGAATGCGGTATGCACACCGTACGTTATTGGTTTGCTGTTGTTTCCATAATTTCGGTTTGCGCCATGACAACTGGCTTGACGATGCCCCAGACGTTGAATTGGATGACGAAGAGGATCCTGATTACGAGTTtgacgaagagagagagaccgaaGAGGGTCTACAAAAAAGACAGTTTATTGCAGAACAATTCATCGTTTAATTTCCTTTAGATTGTTGAAAATATGACGCAACACATCGAACAGCAAatacaatttcaaataatatttgaaaGAGCTTTCGTATTTGcctattcatttcattttgtttggtttcaacACACGAATTTTTATGGTTTAATACATGGACATAAACAACATTGTGCTTGACACACAGAAACATAAACCGTTAGATCCCatggtaacaaaaaaaaaagatttatttacTGCTGCACAATGAGATCAGGTACAAGTTGAGGATATAACCGAAATAAAACAATGGTTAATTCTTTGGAAATGTGGATTACAAAAGGAAACGGGGTGGTAGTGCACTCTGACAAGTTTTGAGGTTCATTCGTTCACAATTCATCTTCTTTAATGTGTTCTGCCATTAGTCGACCTCTTCTGACTGATGTATTACGCTCATCTAAAGTAAAAtattaaagataaaaagagtTAAATATAATTAGAGACCAATTTTCTCTCTTACTTCTGAAGAAACAACGCCTTGCATATTTTGGAATTTGTTTAACATCCCATTAGCTAGTTTTTCGAAGGCCTTCGACGCTGATACGAAAGCCTCAGTTTTCGTTAAACTAGCAGCATTACTGGCTCTTATTTCCTTTAAGAATTCCTGGTCTATCGATGAACGgtccatttcaatttcaattaaacgGGATATTGATTCCGGATGGGTAATCCTAGCGTTCCTGGCTCTGGACTTCTTGGGTGGTGGAGGAGTAGACGGATTGGAGTCATCATCCCGCATTTTGGAGGAGTCAGCGCCTACGCCATGCACGTGTTTGAGCGTTGAGGCATCCGACAATCCTAGAAGTTCATTCATCTTAGAGAAAAACGGCCATTGAACCCTTCGGCCCTTCTCACCGTCGACATTCTGATCATTTATCGttgaaattcttcttcattGCTGCAAATTTAACACTGCATCTTTCAGCTGTAGTCTTcacttctctctttttcatttctttattgacCTAAAACGGCATTGAAAAATGGTGTTCAATTTAGTTTAACCAAATTCATATTTCAATTGAGAAAAAACTAATAACAATGTCCAtaagaaaaggaaggaaggaaagagGGAGTAGGGAGGAAGGAAAGACTGAAGTAAGGAAGAAATATGAAAGTTTAGGAAGAGAGAGCAACATTTTTGAagtacagtcccctccataagtatgggatcaccccgcgccgttccataaggcggcgtgtatttttcatatgggtttttcgggtgccaaaaatcgaaaaaatgacataaattcaccaaacttgggatttatgtcattttacgtcctctattgtctgaatttttttcagattttttcccctattttttatgcctagaaaagtggcgcacaaagtatcggatcactctgacgccggccgtgttgtcttatggcgcaaatgggcttttcatattgctttttatacatttaatttttaagaaggaatttttatattcaaaccctttttacatttcccttttataaattaactgtAAGATTTCCATTATGATCGGAaccattttcgaattttcccagatttattaatttccccAGTTGCTAAAATAAGAGACTACAGAAGAGTTCATTTAGGGTTTGCAACCTCTATCGCCTGCCGTAggccggaaaattagtgtcgtttctatacgccccttaagtaaaaaaggaagcagagcgccagtggtgtatagaaacgacactaattttccggcctgtgtgtgtatattgaTGTGTGTATATTCTCTACACGACAAAATTACCGCCGAAGGAAATGCGATACAACCTCTATTCGGCAAATTGACTGCCGGAGGCAATGTGACACAACCTctaccctgcaaatttaccgccggaggccatgtaTCAAAATCTATACAGAATTACAGAAACATTCCACTAACAAAGAAAACGCGTGAATATTCTCaaccctacaaatttaccgctGGAGGCAATGCAAGACAACCTctaccctgcaaatttaccgccggaggccatgcgTGAAAAATGTAGACTATGCGGGCAAGATAACAATGACGGGCAAGATGTTAACGGGCAACAAACAATTTTATCGctggcaaaataaaaatttgcaaaaGTGCTGGAGGTTCAAGCGGCTAAAGAGCACAGCCCACGCTGTATAGATAACCTTGCCAAGCTAGATAGCACTTTTTACTCCCAACACTGTAGGCTCATGGAAGGTTAAAAACACGCGGCTTTCGTGTCGTTCATCAATTTTCTCAATTGACGAATATGGTGGAGGAGGATGTCTTTATCGATCGTCAATCGCCGTCTTCGCCAAACCCGTTCCAGCTTCCGACACCGACGCCTTGTGTGTGAGATTTCTCCACTAAACCACGGACTGGATGGTCGTACAATGCACATCTTAGTCTTAATAGGGGCAAGCCTATCGATACCAGCAGTCACTGCAGCATTATACTGCAGTAGAAGCCCGTCGAATGTCGATGCAGGATTGCGAACAAGAGGAGACCGAGAAATATCGCTCGCCAGTTCATCGGCGTCAACCACGGAAAAACACCGATACGAGATTGTTTTCTTCAATAAGAGCGGTTTATGAGCTCAACCACAGAAATGACGGCGAAATGATCACTGATTAAGTCAGACACAAAAGAATCATAGATAAAATCATCGGACGACCGAGTGATCACTAGATCCAAAGTATGACCATCAATATGTGTGGCATCAATAACATGCTGAGTCAGACCAAAACTCACCAGCGTTGATAAAAACTTAGCTACCGCCGGCGAATCAGGCCGATCGACATGAATGTTAAAATTGCCCATTATCAGTAGTTTCCCCGTCGACGCAGACAAAAGTTCAAGGTACTCGGCAAATTCTTGTATGAAACATGGCAAACTCGACTTTGGTGgtagatgtctatagcatcgcagtgataacgaaatcttcaagtaagatagtcactgggcagatttcccacgataaaatctattacgggcagatgattaagctacagaaaagcgaatagcaaaagtgtctgactttacgctagaccaaatttccccggatttgaacggggctcaggttactcgtagaaatatagaaaaacaATACTAGAAAACAATAGAAACTTCCACAGTTCTACTATTGCAAGATTATGGAAAGGCCGGTGTGTACATTTCcccgattttgaaaaaagtatttATACCGGCAACTGAGCTCAAACTTTGGTGTTAAATGTTTCGCATAGGTTCAACCgttttcagtaaaaaaaaaacatatttataaatttttaagcTTAGTTTAATTTAATGAGCTAGTacaaacaattaattctacaTGCAATTCCGATTTtttctgattaaaaaaaaactttatcaaTTGCCAAGGCCTTGAAAAGGGTAGTCCCATAAGAGCCCATGTTAAAGTAGTTTACACAGTTACACACCCGGCCAGAGTTGTCAATTCAGAATATTCCAGTTTTCGTCCCATTTTCGCTCTCTCATGAACGCTTACCATTAATCCTATACCATAATACAGCTAACTTATTTGCGCTCATTACCGATCCAAAACAGACCCGGGAAACGGATGTACGAGTACGACGTTccaattaattcaaatttggcCTACCGTCGATTCGGGGCTACTTCAGACAAAAACTTCcaattttcatcaaattctTCTAGTTTGATGCCTTCACAcgactatttttaaaaaaatcgtgaaatgCACGCTTGATATGGAAAAATAgggtaaaaataaataggGAAAACGGCAATTTActtttatcaaattttgagGACGAACATTTGATTCGACAAAACATTGGACGGTTAAATCGACGCCTTCACCTTCTAAAGTAGCCCCATGTGTCTAATAAAGTAGCCCCATGTGTCTAATAAAGTAGCCCCAATCGACGGTAATACACCAAGTCCATCCATTGGAGATACATCTCCCAGACTCCGCCAAAGAATTTAAAGTACTACACCAACTctagaaaaattcaaagtatTGGGTATATTGTCTCAAAAAAGTTGACAGATTTGTTCCAAAATCCAAAAGTTCGCATCGGGCCTTAAGTGAATCTGGCTTTCAGACCACGGTCCTGAATGACTCCTGCATAGTCTGGGAGCTGGGCgccaaaaaaatgacaatgGTTTAGAAGAAGGTTTGATGCTAAAATATGGTTAGGGGGGTATGAAACACACGAAAAGCCACGTCTGTCGACTGGCGGCCGGGCCGTTCAAGCGTGACGCGATCCCAAAGTCTGCGGGAAAGGtaaaaaatcaactttgtttagaaaatatgaactatatcttaaaaaatagagggataTCAACTTTATTAGATTTTCGACAGACAGACGTCATAATCTGGGGCCTTGGGACCATCAGACGTCGGTGTGTAAgaaattttacgaaatttcagtaaattgtgaaaatgacAACGCTGCATCCTAAGCGCCTAATTTTAAATAGAGAGATTTGGGGAGGATATGTGAGTTTTTAACTAAGTAAATATGAacagaaaatgcatttttcggttttttaattataaggTTGTGCATTGATTTGGTTGAAccgatcacttttttattatttggtttgttttattggcagttattaTTTCTTCCCTATATATTCCCCGCTTGTTTTCTGCTACGCTTTCGTGATTGCACACCGAACGTCACGGGAAACCCTTGACTAACAAACATTAtgctttttcccccttctccACGTTTATGTCCTAGCATAGGTTGTTCTCTGGTTCTCCGCTTACGTGTATGAATATCCCTGGTAACCTGCTGGGTGCCGAAACGAATTCGAGTTTTGGCCAAGTTCAGGACGGAAGGGCCAGTACAAGACTTGCACCCTAAATGACGCCCAGTTAATTTTTTCTGTCACCGGTTAGGACATTttcaacgaagaagaaaaatcgtaCGTCAATTTCGATTAGATAGGTGAATTCGTCGTTTATTTACTAAAATCCTACGAAGCGAATCAAGAGTTGTCCGTCCAGCAGACAAGCAAATTCTTCAAAGATGTTGAAGAATTTCCGCTCGACTTGTGTCTATCCGTCACGACTGGATGTCGCCCTCACCCGTGGATTGACATGCTCACCATTTTCGCCATTGAGAATTTACTCGGCCAACTTACCGAAAAGTGCCAAGaggatcaaatcaaaatgaagagTTTCGCTATCGTTCGACAGCTTGTTTAATATGGTGGGCACCGCCCGGAGCACCAGAGTCGTTTTTGCCAATTTTCTACCAGAAGATCTGGCAGGAAATGGCGGGCATCCCAAACCAGTTGATGACAAACAAGTTAACGGCACTTAAACTTCATTCTCTGCTACACGAAGACGTTATATTGGGCCGTTTCTCTAGCGCGCTTCTTTGAACGATTGGTCATCTGTGATACGCTATTACGTCCAGCTGGCCGTCGATTCGGTGCCCGACCTTGCCCTTCGCCTGACGAATGTCCTTGATGTCCAATTCGGGCAGGAAAGAACCGACCACTTTCTTCGTTTGGTCGTTCACCGCCACCCGAAACTCAAAGATAAGTCGAACAATAAAACGTAATTAAGAAACatcaggaagaatttgcttcGATACCCCTGGATTAAAGATCGGTGGATGGCTTTGATTGACGATATTTTGCAGAGGAATTTGATGGAGGTGAAAGAATCTATTTGGAATTCGCTGTCAAATTCGGAGATCATCGCTAAAGAGATGAGAAAATCGAGTCGAGTCGATTTGAGTGTCTAGGACATTTTGACCACCATGAGCCGAGATCCTGAGTCGTGCAAAGTCATCGGCAATAGCAGTGAAATGGCCCAGCTTATCAAATGCATCCGGGAAAAATACAAAGCAAACGGCAAGAATATTATAATATAACGCTAGAAAATGGACGCCGAAAAAAGAGGACCCAAGCGACAAGGCATTGGAGGCACGATTGGAGGTGGACGATTTTCTTCCCGTTGCTTGTCGAGTGATTCACGATAAAAAGGGCTACGTTCCGAGAGACGTTCAACTCACTGCAGTCGTCGCTTTCGTCTCTTCCGATAATCAACAACAGCAAGCCGGACGGATGCCACATTGCCACGACGAATGGGACAAATCTCGACCGGACAAGGGAAGACGCTCATCTCTGCCTTGGTGGCCATTTATCACGTCCTGCGCCACTGGAACGCGGATCGACACGTCGACACGTAAACATTATCACGAGTTCTCCCGTCTTGGCCGAGGCCAACATCGCCGAAATCGATGGCTCTTCCAAGCGTTTGGCGTGAGCGTCAGCAACAATTGCGACCAGATATGTTCCAACAACGACGATGTTAGGCGGACGATACGATATAACGATATAACAACGATGTGATTTACGACGACCTGGGCAGTTTCATGCGTGACATTCTCCTCACGCGTTTCTTCGAGGACAAGGACGTGACCCGCAACCGCTACCCGGGAACCATCATTGTCGATGAAGTGGACTCGTTGACTCTCGACAAAGACGAAAGTGCCCTCTACATGTCGCACAACATCCCCGAAAAATCCGTTTGACCGAATCGAGTGACATTGCCGATAAAATTCGCCAGTTGATTGAGCCGACGATTTAAACTTGCGTTCCCAATGGAATGAAGAAATTCACCGAGCGACAAATGTCGACTTGGATCAGGAACGCCTTCCGAGCATGTTACCTGCCCCAACCGAATTACGCCAACAAGGTGGACGATTGCGGTAACGGCCAATAGTATAGTCATTTTAGCTGTTGTACCTCAAACAATTAGTAATTAGAAGTTTTATTAATAGCTTATAATGAGCACCCGCCAgggtgacattttttttttttttttggggggggggggggctctgCAACTTTTACTCGACTACAACTCTACAATTGAAACCTATTGTTATTGttatcaaaaaattcaaaatgctaGCAGACTCATTTTTATATCAATAACTGTAATAATCAATTGTAGAGTTGTAGTCGAGTAAAAGTTGCAGAGCCCCCCG
It includes:
- the LOC124341874 gene encoding uncharacterized protein LOC124341874; the encoded protein is MNELLGLSDASTLKHVHGVGADSSKMRDDDSNPSTPPPPKKSRARNARITHPESISRLIEIEMDRSSIDQEFLKEIRASNAASLTKTEAFVSASKAFEKLANGMLNKFQNMQGVVSSEMSVIHQSEEVD